In Roseisolibacter agri, one genomic interval encodes:
- a CDS encoding helix-turn-helix transcriptional regulator, with amino-acid sequence MIPPHNPPAPRTGPRTEDRRRTPDTAAAQLRRILDLVPHVADGEPHPIAELAQHAGVDERTRLRDLQSLSSRFDAPGGFVDGLSIFVETETAEVHTNHFLRPMGLTVPELRALELGLAVLAAERPAEGQRAIDGARARLREALGTRATAAALDVSTAGPAAPLDAAGTATLAVLREARLNGHKVQLAYRKAEVSDASERIVAPYALVVASGAWYLVARCETSDALRVFRIDRVVSAVALAEPFTVPESFDVRAVFREGRAFVTDAPPETLVVRYGPRVARWVAEREGRPLDDDGSLTLEHPLADINWAVRHLLQYGPDVEVLGPDSVRQALVERVDAMLASLDEPWSSPGTTPAGAT; translated from the coding sequence ATGATCCCGCCCCACAACCCGCCGGCCCCTCGCACCGGACCGCGTACGGAGGACCGCCGGCGCACGCCGGACACTGCCGCCGCACAGCTGCGCCGCATCCTCGACCTCGTGCCGCACGTGGCCGACGGCGAGCCGCACCCGATCGCGGAGCTCGCCCAGCACGCGGGGGTGGACGAGCGCACGCGGCTGCGGGACCTGCAGTCGCTCTCCTCGCGCTTCGACGCGCCAGGCGGTTTCGTCGACGGGCTCTCGATCTTCGTCGAGACCGAGACCGCCGAGGTGCACACGAACCACTTCCTGCGCCCCATGGGGCTCACGGTGCCGGAGCTCCGCGCGCTCGAGCTGGGACTCGCGGTGCTCGCGGCCGAGCGACCCGCGGAGGGGCAGCGCGCGATCGACGGGGCGCGGGCGCGGCTCCGGGAGGCGCTGGGCACCCGGGCGACAGCGGCGGCGCTCGACGTCTCGACGGCCGGTCCGGCGGCCCCGCTGGACGCCGCGGGCACCGCGACGCTCGCCGTGCTCCGCGAGGCGCGTCTGAACGGCCACAAGGTGCAGCTGGCGTACCGGAAAGCCGAGGTCAGCGACGCATCGGAGCGAATCGTCGCGCCGTATGCGCTCGTGGTCGCGTCGGGCGCCTGGTACCTGGTCGCACGCTGCGAAACGAGCGACGCGCTACGTGTGTTCCGGATCGACCGCGTGGTGTCCGCCGTGGCCCTGGCGGAACCGTTCACCGTACCGGAGTCTTTCGACGTGCGCGCGGTCTTCCGCGAAGGTCGGGCCTTCGTCACCGACGCGCCGCCGGAGACGCTCGTCGTTCGGTACGGGCCGCGCGTCGCGCGCTGGGTGGCGGAGCGCGAGGGTAGGCCGCTGGACGACGATGGGTCGCTGACGCTGGAGCATCCGCTCGCCGACATCAACTGGGCGGTTCGGCACCTCCTCCAGTATGGGCCAGATGTCGAGGTCCTCGGGCCCGACAGCGTGCGCCAGGCCCTCGTGGAACGGGTCGACGCGATGCTCGCCAGTCTGGACGAACCGTGGAGCAGCCCGGGAACGACGCCGGCAGGCGCCACGTGA